A stretch of the Pseudomonas helvetica genome encodes the following:
- a CDS encoding RNA polymerase sigma factor, with the protein MINTPPESRNIDGSDSPDSRAYFLQVFLSQRPQMEALVSRRVGCRATAADLVQDLFLRFWRRPLVQVEELSTYLLRCAGNIAIDHLRSEGARVRLNEGWLPEQQHNLSVEPQAALEAGNDLRHVEAALRGLPERTRQIFLLNRIHGRKYAEIAKAMGLSQSAVEKHMMRALEACKASLREPESRTPGTAP; encoded by the coding sequence ATGATCAATACTCCACCCGAATCCCGGAACATCGACGGCTCTGACAGCCCGGACAGTCGCGCGTATTTTCTGCAGGTCTTCCTGTCCCAGCGTCCGCAAATGGAAGCGTTGGTCAGTCGGCGCGTGGGTTGTCGGGCGACGGCTGCCGATCTGGTGCAGGACCTGTTTCTACGTTTCTGGCGCCGACCATTGGTGCAAGTCGAAGAACTCAGCACTTACCTGTTGCGCTGCGCCGGCAACATTGCTATCGACCATCTACGCAGCGAAGGCGCGCGGGTGCGACTCAACGAAGGCTGGCTGCCGGAGCAACAGCACAACCTCAGCGTCGAGCCGCAAGCGGCGCTGGAAGCCGGCAATGACCTGCGCCATGTCGAGGCGGCGTTGCGCGGTTTGCCCGAACGTACCCGGCAGATTTTTCTGCTCAACCGCATCCACGGGCGCAAGTACGCCGAAATCGCCAAGGCCATGGGGCTTTCCCAAAGTGCCGTTGAAAAACATATGATGCGCGCCCTCGAAGCCTGCAAGGCCAGTCTGCGAGAACCTGAATCACGCACGCCAGGGACAGCCCCGTGA